The Arachis hypogaea cultivar Tifrunner chromosome 14, arahy.Tifrunner.gnm2.J5K5, whole genome shotgun sequence genome has a segment encoding these proteins:
- the LOC112743721 gene encoding uncharacterized protein isoform X1 translates to MKTETIPSRNRRSRRRRSGGSDSVESTLEKWKEYNKQQQQLISEGDEVEVIHKVPAKGSKKGCMKGKGGPQNYDCKFRGVRQRIWGKWVAEIRKPIHSKRVGEESNRLWLGTFSTALEAALAYDEAARTMYGPSARLNFPHHHGIELVSSNGSSSSTGFDQKSPSGTYIDTLNGGDAAKVDGLEGNLDMGLEEQLKFSEVNELLEMECEEGILQGPFKYVKDEVAGGSEGLEGELEKVLKNSGIVEECNNYMLEDSMCMAVNIGADYNSCDATEQGIMGKSEVENYKSCNELSCTNHCFGYLHNMIPNSNPMIPNSNPKYEQFSNLKSEASIPTKDMEEVLAEILQFCKQVLQGK, encoded by the exons ATGAAGACTGAAACTATTCCTAG TAGAAATAGGAGATCGCGCAGGAGACGCAGTGGAGGAAGTGACTCAGTAGAGAGTACTCTTGAGAAGTGGAAGGAGTACAATAAACAGCAACAACAACTAATCAGTGAAGGAGATGAGGTTGAAGTGATTCACAAGGTTCCTGCAAAGGGATCGAAAAAAGGATGTATGAAAGGCAAAGGTGGACCACAGAATTATGATTGCAAGTTCAGGGGTGTGAGGCAGAGGATTTGGGGCAAATGGGTTGCAGAAATCCGCAAACCTATCCATAGCAAGCGTGTTGGTGAAGAATCAAACAGGCTTTGGCTTGGAACCTTTTCTACTGCACTTGAAGCTGCTCTTGCTTATGATGAAGCAGCAAGGACCATGTATGGCCCTAGCGCTCGTTTGAACTTCCCTCACCATCATGGCATAGAATTAGTAAGTTCTAATGGATCATCTAGTAGTACAGGATTTGATCAGAAATCACCAAGTGGAACCTATATAGATACTTTGAATGGTGGTGATGCTGCAAAAGTTGACGGGTTGGAGGGGAATCTTGATATGGGTCTCGAAGAACAACTCAAGTTTTCTGAGGTAAATGAATTATTGGAGATGGAATGTGAGGAAGGAATTCTTCAAGGGCCTTTTAAGTATGTAAAGGATGAAGTTGCTGGAGGAAGTGAAGGACTGGAAGGAGAGTTAGAGAAGGTTTTGAAGAACTCTGGTATAGTTGAAGAGTGTAATAATTACATGCTTGAGGATTCTATGTGCATGGCTGTAAATATAGGAGCTGATTATAACTCTTGTGATGCTACTGAACAGGggattatggggaagagtgaagtGGAAAATTACAAATCCTGCAATGAGTTGAGCTGCACAAACCATTGCTTTGGATACTTGCATAATATGATTCCAAACAGTAATCCTATGATACCAAACAGTAATCCAAAGTATGAGCAGTTCAGCAATCTCAAATCTGAGGCATCTATTCCGACAAAAGATATGGAGGAAGTACTTGCAGAAATTCTACAGTTTTGCAAGCAAGTGCTCCAAGGTAAGTAA
- the LOC112743721 gene encoding uncharacterized protein isoform X2 gives MKTETIPRNRRSRRRRSGGSDSVESTLEKWKEYNKQQQQLISEGDEVEVIHKVPAKGSKKGCMKGKGGPQNYDCKFRGVRQRIWGKWVAEIRKPIHSKRVGEESNRLWLGTFSTALEAALAYDEAARTMYGPSARLNFPHHHGIELVSSNGSSSSTGFDQKSPSGTYIDTLNGGDAAKVDGLEGNLDMGLEEQLKFSEVNELLEMECEEGILQGPFKYVKDEVAGGSEGLEGELEKVLKNSGIVEECNNYMLEDSMCMAVNIGADYNSCDATEQGIMGKSEVENYKSCNELSCTNHCFGYLHNMIPNSNPMIPNSNPKYEQFSNLKSEASIPTKDMEEVLAEILQFCKQVLQGK, from the exons ATGAAGACTGAAACTATTCCTAG AAATAGGAGATCGCGCAGGAGACGCAGTGGAGGAAGTGACTCAGTAGAGAGTACTCTTGAGAAGTGGAAGGAGTACAATAAACAGCAACAACAACTAATCAGTGAAGGAGATGAGGTTGAAGTGATTCACAAGGTTCCTGCAAAGGGATCGAAAAAAGGATGTATGAAAGGCAAAGGTGGACCACAGAATTATGATTGCAAGTTCAGGGGTGTGAGGCAGAGGATTTGGGGCAAATGGGTTGCAGAAATCCGCAAACCTATCCATAGCAAGCGTGTTGGTGAAGAATCAAACAGGCTTTGGCTTGGAACCTTTTCTACTGCACTTGAAGCTGCTCTTGCTTATGATGAAGCAGCAAGGACCATGTATGGCCCTAGCGCTCGTTTGAACTTCCCTCACCATCATGGCATAGAATTAGTAAGTTCTAATGGATCATCTAGTAGTACAGGATTTGATCAGAAATCACCAAGTGGAACCTATATAGATACTTTGAATGGTGGTGATGCTGCAAAAGTTGACGGGTTGGAGGGGAATCTTGATATGGGTCTCGAAGAACAACTCAAGTTTTCTGAGGTAAATGAATTATTGGAGATGGAATGTGAGGAAGGAATTCTTCAAGGGCCTTTTAAGTATGTAAAGGATGAAGTTGCTGGAGGAAGTGAAGGACTGGAAGGAGAGTTAGAGAAGGTTTTGAAGAACTCTGGTATAGTTGAAGAGTGTAATAATTACATGCTTGAGGATTCTATGTGCATGGCTGTAAATATAGGAGCTGATTATAACTCTTGTGATGCTACTGAACAGGggattatggggaagagtgaagtGGAAAATTACAAATCCTGCAATGAGTTGAGCTGCACAAACCATTGCTTTGGATACTTGCATAATATGATTCCAAACAGTAATCCTATGATACCAAACAGTAATCCAAAGTATGAGCAGTTCAGCAATCTCAAATCTGAGGCATCTATTCCGACAAAAGATATGGAGGAAGTACTTGCAGAAATTCTACAGTTTTGCAAGCAAGTGCTCCAAGGTAAGTAA
- the LOC112743720 gene encoding receptor protein kinase-like protein ZAR1: MSVNLFLCFFSFSFFFIFSIQTVFSLSPDGVALLTLKSAVDPAGAAALANWNDGDATPCGWSGVSCSNISGDPDPRVVGVSLAGRGLRGYLPSELGTLLYLRRLNLHSNAFRGSIPSQLFNATALRSLYLHSNNLSGDLPPSLFSLRRLQNLDLSDNSLSGSIPNSLRNCSQLQRLVLARNKFSGKIPATPWPELRELIQLDLSANLLEGPIPDQIGELQSLTGTLNLSFNHLSGNVPESLGKLPVTVSFDLRNNNLSGEIPQTGSFSNQGPTAFLNNPNLCGFPLQKPCSGSARSEPGSSPGPKRERSGSRSNKGLSPGLIVLISVADAAGVALIGLIIVYVYWKKKDGCNGCSCTGKAKFGGGENGKTRFCCSLPCMNVGVLKSDDSELEEGEKGEGGRGEGELVAIDKGFNFELDELLRASAYVLGKSGLGIVYKVVLGNGVPVAVRRLGEGGEQRYKEFAAEVQAIGKVKHPNVVKLRAYYWAPDEKLLISDFISNGNLTTALRGRNGQPTMNLPWSTRLRIAKGAARGLAYLHECSPRKFVHGDIKPSNILLDGDFQPRISDFGLNRLISITGNNPSNGGFMGGALPYFKPSQTEHTNNYKAPEAKVPGSRPTQKWDVYSFGVVLLELLTGKSPDSTPAPSTSMEVPDMVRWVRKGFEQESPLSEMVDPPLLQEVHAKKEVLAVFHVALSCTEGDPEVRPRMKTVSENLEKIGS; the protein is encoded by the exons ATGAGCGTTAATCTCTTTCtctgtttcttctctttctcgttcttcttcatcttttcaatACAAACCGTTTTTTCTCTCTCCCCCGACGGCGTTGCACTTCTCACTCTAAAATCCGCCGTGGACCCCGCCGGAGCCGCTGCGCTTGCCAATTGGAACGACGGAGACGCCACTCCGTGCGGATGGTCCGGGGTCAGCTGTAGTAACATCTCCGGCGACCCTGACCCCCGCGTTGTCGGTGTCTCCCTCGCCGGAAGGGGCCTCCGCGGCTACCTCCCATCAGAGCTCGGCACACTTCTCTACCTCCGCCGCCTCAATCTCCACTCCAACGCCTTCCGCGGCTCCATCCCCTCCCAGCTCTTTAACGCCACCGCGCTCCGATCCCTCTACCTCCACTCCAACAACCTCTCCGGCgacctccctccctccctcttcTCCCTCCGCCGCCTCCAGAACCTCGACCTCTCCGATAACTCCCTCTCCGGCTCAATTCCAAACTCTCTCCGCAACTGCTCACAGCTCCAGCGCCTTGTCCTCGCCAGGAACAAATTCTCCGGCAAGATTCCGGCGACGCCGTGGCCGGAGCTCCGAGAACTCATTCAGCTCGACCTCTCCGCGAACCTCCTAGAAGGTCCAATCCCGGACCAGATCGGAGAGCTTCAATCCCTCACCGGAACCTTAAACCTCTCGTTCAATCACCTCTCCGGCAACGTTCCAGAATCTCTCGGGAAACTTCCGGTGACGGTTAGCTTCGATTTGCGAAACAACAATCTCTCCGGCGAGATTCCCCAAACAGGATCGTTTTCAAACCAAGGCCCCACGGCGTTCCTCAACAACCCTAACCTCTGCGGTTTCCCGCTTCAAAAACCGTGTTCCGGTTCGGCACGGAGCGAACCGGGATCAAGCCCCGGTCCAAAAAGGGAACGGTCCGGCTCACGGTCTAATAAAGGGCTAAGCCCCGGTTTAATTGTTCTAATCTCAGTAGCTGATGCCGCTGGCGTTGCTCTAATTGGACTCATAATTGTTTACGTTTATTGGAAAAAGAAAGACGGTTGCAACGGGTGTAGTTGTACCGGTAAGGCCAAGTTTGGCGGTGGCGAAAACGGGAAAACGCGTTTTTGCTGTTCTTTGCCATGCATGAACGTTGGGGTGCTGAAGAGTGATGATTCTGAATTGGAGGAAGGTGAGAAAGGGGAGGGTGGAAGAGGGGAAGGGGAATTGGTGGCGATTGATAAGGGATTTAACTTTGAGCTTGATGAGTTGTTGAGGGCTTCAGCTTATGTTCTTGGGAAGAGTGGGTTGGGGATAGTGTATAAGGTTGTGCTTGGGAATGGGGTTCCTGTGGCTGTGAGGAGGCTTGGGGAGGGTGGTGAACAGAGGTATAAGGAGTTTGCTGCTGAGGTTCAGGCTATTGGGAAGGTCAAGCACCCTAATGTTGTGAAGCTAAGGGCTTATTATTGGGCACCTGATGAGAAGCTCTTGATCAGTGATTTCATCTCTAATGGCAATTTGACCACCGCTCTTAGAG GGAGAAATGGTCAACCAACTATGAACCTTCCATGGTCAACCAGGCTGAGAATTGCCAAAGGAGCAGCCAGGGGTTTGGCCTATCTCCATGAATGCAGTCCTAGAAAATTTGTTCATGGTGACATCAAGCCCTCCAACATTCTCCTTGATGGGGACTTCCAACCCCGAATTTCTGATTTCGGCCTTAACCGGTTGATCAGCATCACTGGCAATAACCCCTCCAATGGTGGCTTTATGGGAGGAGCTCTTCCTTACTTTAAGCCATCACAAACAGAACATACTAACAACTACAAGGCCCCTGAGGCCAAAGTTCCAGGCAGCAGACCAACCCAGAAATGGGATGTATATTCATTTGGAGTCGTGTTGCTCGAATTGCTTACTGGGAAGTCCCCTGATTCTACTCCTGCCCCATCAACTTCTATGGAAGTTCCTGATATGGTGAGGTGGGTGAGGAAAGGGTTTGAACAAGAAAGTCCGCTATCCGAAATGGTTGATCCTCCTTTGCTTCAAGAAGTGCATGCCAAAAAGGAGGTACTGGCTGTGTTTCATGTAGCATTGTCATGCACTGAGGGAGACCCTGAAGTCAGGCCTAGAATGAAAACTGTGTCTGAGAATCTAGAAAAGATTGGATCATAG
- the LOC112743721 gene encoding dehydration-responsive element-binding protein 2A-like isoform X3 encodes MKTETIPSRNRRSRRRRSGGSDSVESTLEKWKEYNKQQQQLISEGDEVEVIHKVPAKGSKKGCMKGKGGPQNYDCKFRGVRQRIWGKWVAEIRKPIHSKRVGEESNRLWLGTFSTALEAALAYDEAARTMYGPSARLNFPHHHGIELVSSNGSSSSTGFDQKSPSGTYIDTLNGGDAAKVDGLEGNLDMGLEEQLKFSEVNELLEMECEEGILQGPFKYVKDEVAGGSEGLEGELEKVLKNSGDYGEE; translated from the exons ATGAAGACTGAAACTATTCCTAG TAGAAATAGGAGATCGCGCAGGAGACGCAGTGGAGGAAGTGACTCAGTAGAGAGTACTCTTGAGAAGTGGAAGGAGTACAATAAACAGCAACAACAACTAATCAGTGAAGGAGATGAGGTTGAAGTGATTCACAAGGTTCCTGCAAAGGGATCGAAAAAAGGATGTATGAAAGGCAAAGGTGGACCACAGAATTATGATTGCAAGTTCAGGGGTGTGAGGCAGAGGATTTGGGGCAAATGGGTTGCAGAAATCCGCAAACCTATCCATAGCAAGCGTGTTGGTGAAGAATCAAACAGGCTTTGGCTTGGAACCTTTTCTACTGCACTTGAAGCTGCTCTTGCTTATGATGAAGCAGCAAGGACCATGTATGGCCCTAGCGCTCGTTTGAACTTCCCTCACCATCATGGCATAGAATTAGTAAGTTCTAATGGATCATCTAGTAGTACAGGATTTGATCAGAAATCACCAAGTGGAACCTATATAGATACTTTGAATGGTGGTGATGCTGCAAAAGTTGACGGGTTGGAGGGGAATCTTGATATGGGTCTCGAAGAACAACTCAAGTTTTCTGAGGTAAATGAATTATTGGAGATGGAATGTGAGGAAGGAATTCTTCAAGGGCCTTTTAAGTATGTAAAGGATGAAGTTGCTGGAGGAAGTGAAGGACTGGAAGGAGAGTTAGAGAAGGTTTTGAAGAACTCTG Gggattatggggaagagtga